One segment of Setaria viridis chromosome 4, Setaria_viridis_v4.0, whole genome shotgun sequence DNA contains the following:
- the LOC117853100 gene encoding uncharacterized protein, with protein sequence MAAPHDVHGGVDSFAQLPFIRAPATSSRDATIRLFGRDFSNEQQAAAAQLLLLRKQQEGDAAGDGGVVAGEAAAGERKFECHYCCRNFPTSQALGGHQNAHKRERQHARRAHLEATFAAHCGAAYLPGAHLYGALFGYGAAGGHTALPPAHYPAVWAGAVPGMYGGGVGSVPPRPTVYGGMAVPPGMWRPPPAGSGAFGGAAARLEGPDPVGYAEMVGKDDKVAMSAVTSLPALPSSCLSGQSPEMIGRPELGHKDGVLSLDLCL encoded by the coding sequence atgGCCGCGCCTCACGACGTGCACGGCGGCGTCGACTCGTTCGCGCAGCTACCGTTCATccgcgcgccggcgacgagcagcaGGGACGCCACCATCCGCCTCTTCGGCCGCGACTTCTCCAACGAGCAGCAGGCGGCCGCggcccagctgctgctgctgcgcaaGCAGCAGGAAGGCGACGCggccggggacggcggcgtcgtcgccggcgaggcggcggcgggggagaggaagTTCGAGTGCCACTACTGCTGCCGCAACTTCCCGACGTCGCAGGCCCTGGGCGGGCACCAGAACGCGCACAAGCGGGAGCGGCAGCACGCGCGGAGGGCGCACCTCGAGGCCACCTTCGCCGCGCACTGCGGCGCCGCCTACCTGCCGGGGGCGCACCTCTACGGCGCCCTCTTCGGCTACGGCGCCGCTGGCGGCCAcaccgcgctgccgccggcgcacTACCCGGCCGTGTGGGCAGGCGCCGTGCCGGGAATGTATGGTGGCGGCGTGGGGTccgtgccgccgcggccgaccgTGTACGGCGGCATGGCCGTGCCGCCGGGGATGTGGAGGCCGCCGCCAGCTGGGAGTGGCGCTTttggcggcgcggccgcccggCTTGAGGGGCCAGACCCCGTGGGGTACGCGGAGATGGTTGGCAAGGACGACAAGGTGGCGATGAGCGCGGTGACGTCACTGCCGGCGTTGCCGTCATCGTGTTTGTCCGGTCAGTCGCCGGAGATGATTGGGAGACCTGAGTTGGGACACAAGGATGGCGTCTTAAGCTTGGACCTCTGTTTGTAA
- the LOC117852232 gene encoding uncharacterized protein, giving the protein MGTREVYEEKLRSGAHLHRDPTINPGLGSPRCPRCLSLLNPTAGEGDWAITSVLHDATAVAGSGAGALLSAVHGFNTGIPFVQKHVKGPKWLQLLVGVPPLLLFSGASAVFGAYALPRFAQLTVTSYYAASSGSHYAVSQITRQIESTHFSESDEKSR; this is encoded by the exons ATGGGGACGCGGGAGGTGTACGAGGAGAAGCTCCGCAGCGGCGCGCATCTCCACCGCGACCCCACCATCAACCCCGGCCTCGGCTCGCCCCGCTGCCCGCGATGCCTCTCCCTCCTCAACCCCACCGCG GGAGAGGGGGACTGGGCCATCACCTCCGTCCTGCACGACGCCACCGCCGTG GCTGgttccggcgccggcgcatTGCTCAGTGCTGTGCACGGGTTTAACACAG GGATCCCTTTTGTCCAGAAACATGTGAAGGGGCCGAAGTGGCTGCAGTTGCTCGTTGGG GTGCCACCACTGCTGTTGTTCTCAGGTGCCAGTGCTGTGTTTGGTG CATATGCACTTCCAAGGTTTGCTCAGCTCACTGTGACTTCTTACTATGCGGCATCAAGCGGCTCTCACTATGCGGTTTCCCAGATCACCCGCCAAATCGAAAGCACCCATTTCTCAGAATCTGACGAGAAATCTAGATga